A single window of Lusitaniella coriacea LEGE 07157 DNA harbors:
- a CDS encoding mechanosensitive ion channel family protein: MDFVKTIESSLEELLGSGIKILPALLAALVILMLTRYGAGFARKLVTKVSHKTLRSRSLQMLVAKTTYVTAWIVGILAACVVAFPGLELGDLVATLGLSSVAIGFAFQDIFKNFLAGILLLVQEPFRLDDQIVVGDYEGTVERIDIRTTKLRTYTGERVLLPNSAVFTSAVLVRTAFDKRRSDLAVGVDYNTSLPEAKEILQRAIAEVQGVLAHPEPEIDVVGFGDSSIDFIVRYWTLPGMREVRQAQTRAMIMIKQALDRAEIGIPYPIRTLYFFDQQKYNDFLSTGQKM, encoded by the coding sequence ATGGATTTTGTTAAGACGATTGAAAGTAGCTTAGAAGAACTCCTGGGGAGTGGCATCAAGATTCTACCCGCTTTGCTCGCAGCACTTGTAATTTTGATGTTGACTCGTTATGGTGCTGGGTTTGCTAGAAAATTAGTCACTAAAGTGAGTCATAAAACCCTTCGCAGTCGCTCTTTACAAATGCTGGTGGCAAAAACGACCTATGTCACGGCTTGGATTGTGGGGATTCTCGCGGCTTGCGTAGTTGCGTTTCCGGGGTTGGAATTGGGGGATTTAGTTGCCACGTTGGGATTGAGTTCTGTGGCGATTGGTTTTGCGTTTCAAGACATTTTCAAAAACTTTCTCGCGGGAATTCTGTTGCTCGTTCAAGAACCTTTTCGCCTCGACGATCAAATTGTTGTTGGGGATTACGAAGGAACGGTCGAACGCATTGATATTCGCACCACCAAACTTCGCACCTATACGGGGGAACGGGTTTTATTGCCAAACTCTGCGGTGTTTACCAGCGCGGTTCTCGTGCGCACGGCATTTGATAAACGCCGTAGCGATTTAGCGGTTGGCGTGGATTACAATACGTCGCTTCCTGAAGCTAAGGAAATTTTACAGCGCGCGATCGCGGAAGTTCAAGGCGTACTCGCTCATCCCGAACCGGAAATCGATGTGGTGGGTTTTGGTGACAGTTCGATTGATTTCATCGTTCGCTACTGGACTTTACCGGGAATGAGAGAAGTTCGCCAAGCGCAAACTCGCGCCATGATTATGATTAAACAGGCATTGGATCGCGCAGAGATTGGCATTCCCTATCCCATTCGCACCCTCTATTTCTTCGATCAACAGAAGTATAACGATTTTCTAAGTACAGGACAAAAAATGTAG